A window from Parambassis ranga chromosome 13, fParRan2.1, whole genome shotgun sequence encodes these proteins:
- the wdr81 gene encoding WD repeat-containing protein 81 isoform X1: MDWLIHAVEKDLGIDRRQQCLGPRPGELVALVPTRWVMALRERRVMRCARFDSINEAEIRTYLQSAQAKLPHGWTRVCIQGLRKSKLSYRLARDSCPQQMESQSQDSYVKTMQCVSQHNVRNLWREAHYKLVQAYSGASEQMHIAAVDAVRHALQKLFNSTFVSLDRASPSLSPAREKEKENYLLPSSSCFSKSQSDHLCPNLLPAECLMETAETLYVILPYTQYSLHDIVSFSPAKLANSHAKVLFILYQLLIALQACHAAGLSCGELSLQDIAVDEQLCSRLKLNLAHYEHLGTELNADSSVGGRHEPKSVLPRGSACVRQVNKKICKDCFDELKTLVLHWVHGRVSNFHYLMELNRLAGRREGDPNYHPVLPWVVDFTVPFGKFRDLRRSKFRLNKGDKQLDFTYEMTKEALAAAAGNGVGGGGVGGDLGGCVGASGAGQSDHLHVPHHISDVLSDITYYVYKARQTPKSVLCSHVRSQWEPNEYPASMERMQSWTPDECIPEFYTDPSIFRSIHPDMPDLDVPSWCKSCEEFIEVHRRLLESREVSQHLHHWIDLTFGYKLSGKEAVKAKNVCLHLVDNHTNLTTYGVVQLFDQPHPPRLSPAQYAPAEPPLLGLAALNVPSLHIPPIDTVADTVDGLVPESTGCESSGWTMVDRDEDLEQGTEALDSLASTGSSTSAPCSVPLPSISTVGGKTGEHTAHIVSQSPSSFPGDFSLRSAMLQRGGSMNKKHGEGSVTATNAEENKITLPEGFNPLQPLEELEKLNNFLVKSLQAEVWHPEASGDRMGQGLITESLPSLILLYQRDMQALGVLIAEIFYSGKLRGLKPETPLRQRFQAVLKLCSANLRDVPLSLHNALETLLQIEKHCGVAHRELPDCPYPLLFKYDPICDGLPPPNPYQLLNSIISPLPFPSYFSALHQFIFSYHTKIETLCSIQGRDVVFYLWQQLEALLRSNITAEGLEILLPFILALMLEEATAVYAAWYLFEPISQVLGPRNAHKYLLKPLINVYENPHCLRGRFYLYTDCFILQLIVRLGLQAFLSNLLPHVLQVITGFESCISGSGAEACKGLRTGMCNLGEEEEEDFQCGEVRPSSGSVGGNMGGSSGASGGVGVVGDSGLVDYSSGISLNDQVFLSEAEDFQNGFYVNSGGGAGKQQSQNSAAKDQDQESLSVGKLSDKSSTSELSLGDDSMRDRASLKSADSSQDLKHASEGEEGGELEEEEVAGETNERKEGRDDKSVLNLELTLSGCTEASGATVATLEGEFVNGMALEETEKGIMERQGEEHKDDHDPSEDSEEKEKKILLDTVCKTVRWLSAKLGPTVTSRYVARNLLRLLTNCYIGLENHQFVASVSEESSLESVGMGSVYEKKPVVGDHTAGPVLDCLIYIAQLYGEPVLTYQYLPYIGYLVSPPSSQRLNTRKEASLLGAVALTQKIIVFLSDTTLMDMLMKINQDVLLPLLDLITTPRMGFPSGVQTRTAVCLKTLSLMALICLRIGREMVQQHMADTLRRFFAVFSLLHFLQPQLETAPRRVVGEVTVVDVFTPEESNVTYEMGVLEELQTVFNPEMAHASYIPFYCLIGDIAIRKVVPNHELVWQLAQSYHQNLSRGGAETNLTTTSSRSVPPPSSGFSRRVGCNPFPAPSTSSTSLGESLPESGTFGSHLVGNRIQVSRDTDLGLGNPWGHSTHTTPITTVSTTPSAGTASFSSSWVTGPTPEDSALKQELPRSSRSLQGNWLAYWQYEIGLNQQDPHFHFHQIRLQSFLGHSSTTKCLAPLAGEDYFLSGSKDKTVKLWPLYNHGDGTQEVEPRLTYTDHRKSVFYVGQVEASQEVVSCDGTVHLWDQYTGKFIRSYEAVDGKNPITAVTTMPAPHCSVVFGSADSVLRFIDPRKPGLQHEFRLAYNNVSAGLIRYLAVSPSGRTVAAGFSSGFIVLLDARTGLVLRGWPAHEGDILQMKAAEGNLVISSSTDYTLTVWKDLEHKPLRQYKSQSDPIHAFDLYGSEIVTGTVANKIGVYSMADISMSPVSSTKLSSENFRGTLTSLAVLPTKRLLLLGSENGAIRLLA; this comes from the exons ATGGATTGGCTGATACATGCAGTTGAGAAAGACTTGGGGATCGACCGACGGCAGCAGTGCCTGGGGCCCCGTCCTGGGGAACTTGTTGCCCTTGTTCCTACTCGCTGGGTGATGGCCCTGAGGGAGAGGAGAGTCATGCGCTGTGCCCGATTTGACAGCATCAATGAGGCTGAAATTCGCACGTACCTTCAGTCTGCTCAGGCAAAGTTGCCCCATGGTTGGACACGAGTGTGCATTCAGGGTCTGAGGAAAAGCAAGCTGAGCTACAGATTGGCTAGAGACTCGTGCCCTCAACAAATGGAATCCCAGTCACAGGATTCTTATGTCAAAaccatgcagtgtgtgtctcagcataATGTCAG AAATCTGTGGCGTGAAGCTCATTACAAACTTGTGCAGGCATATTCAGGAGCCAGTGAACAGATGCATATTGCAGCTGTAGATGCAGTACGCCATGCGCTTCAGAAGCTCTTCAATTCCACATTTGTCTCATTGGACAGAGCGTCACCATCTCTTTCTCCAgccagagagaaggagaaagaaaattACTTGCTGCCCTCGTCATCCTGCTTTTCCAAGTCACAGTCCGATCATCTTTGTCCTAACCTTCTACCAGCTGAGTGTCTGATGgaaacagcagaaacactgtATGTAATTCTGCCGTATACTCAGTATTCACTTCATGATATCGTCTCCTTCAGTCCGGCAAAGCTTGCTAACAGCCATGCTAAAGTGTTGTTCATTCTCTACCAGTTACTAATAGCTCTGCAGGCATGTCATGCAGCAGGCCTGTCATGTGGAGAGCTTTCTCTTCAGGACATAGCAGTAGATGAACAGCTCTGCAGCCGTCTCAAGCTTAATCTAGCCCATTATGAGCATTTGGGGACGGAACTGAATGCAGACAGCAGTGTTGGTGGCAGACATGAGCCAAAAAGTGTCCTGCCAAGGGGAAGTGCATGTGTGAGACAAGTGAACAAAAAAATTTGCAAAGACTGCTTTGACGAGCTGAAGACACTGGTTCTGCACTGGGTCCATGGACGAGTTAGTAATTTCCACTATTTGATGGAGCTTAACAGGTTAGCAGGACGGCGAGAAGGAGACCCTAATTATCACCCTGTGTTACCTTGGGTGGTTGATTTCACTGTGCCATTTGGAAAGTTCCGGGACCTCAGGAGGTCAAAGTTCAGACTCAATAAGGGGGACAAGCAGCTTGACTTTACATATGAGATGACCAAAGAGGCTTTGGCAGCTGCAGCGGGTAATGGGGTTGGTGGAGGCGGTGTAGGTGGAGACCTTGGTGGCTGTGTAGGCGCTAGCGGTGCTGGACAGTCTGACCACCTCCATGTACCTCATCATATATCTGATGTGCTGTCAGACATCACCTACTATGTCTACAAAGCACGGCAGACACCCAAGTCAGTGTTATGCAGCCATGTCAGGTCACAGTGGGAGCCCAATGAATACCCAGCCAGTATGGAGCGCATGCAGAGCTGGACCCCGGATGAGTGCATTCCAGAGTTCTACACAGATCCCTCCATTTTCCGCTCAATCCACCCCGACATGCCAGACCTGGATGTGCCTTCTTGGTGCAAGTCCTGTGAAGAGTTTATTGAGGTTCATCGTCGCCTCctggagagcagagaggtgTCACAGCATTTGCATCACTGGATAGATCTCACATTTGGCTATAAGCTTTCAGGTAAAGAAGCTGTCAAGGCAAAGAATGTGTGCCTGCATCTTGTGGACAACCACACCAATCTGACTACTTATGGTGTAGTACAGTTGTTTGACCAGCCCCATCCACCCCGCTTATCTCCTGCACAGTACGCCCCAGCAGAACCTCCTCTCCTTGGCCTTGCTGCTCTTAATGTGCCTTCACTACACATCCCTCCAATAGACACTGTGGCTGACACTGTGGATGGGTTGGTGCCTGAGTCAACAGGCTGTGAGTCCAGTGGCTGGACAATGGTAGACAGAGATGAAGATCTTGAACAAGGTACAGAAGCTCTGGACTCATTAGCATCCACTGGCTCTTCCACTTCTGCACCTTGCTCTGTGCCACTGCCAAGCATCAGCACAGTGGGAGGAAaaacaggagagcacacagcacacattGTGTCTCAGTCTCCAAGCTCCTTCCCTGGTGATTTCAGTCTGCGGAGTGCCATGTTACAAAGAGGCGGGTCAATGAACAAAAAACATGGGGAAGGGAGTGTGACTGCCACCAATGCAGAGGAAAATAAGATCACTCTCCCTGAAGGCTTCAACCCATTGCAGCCCTTAGAAGAGCTGGAGAAGCTGAACAACTTCTTGGTGAAAAGTCTTCAAGCTGAAGTATGGCATCCTGAAGCATCTGGTGACCGTATGGGGCAGGGCTTGATAACTGAATCTCTACCCTCTCTTATTCTACTCTACCAAAGAGACATGCAGGCCCTTGGTGTCCTCATTGCAGAGATATTCTACTCTGGTAAACTGAGAGGACTGAAACCAGAAACCCCCCTTAGACAGCGTTTCCAAGCCGTTTTGAAGCTATGCTCTGCCAACCTCCGTGATGTGCCCCTGTCTTTGCACAATGCTCTTGAGACACTCCTGCAGATAGAGAAGCACTGTGGAGTAGCACACAGAGAACTACCAGATTGCCCATACCCACTCCTTTTCAAATATGACCCCATCTGTGATGGTCTTCCTCCTCCAAACCCCTACCAGTTACTGAACTCCATTATTTCCCCCTTACCTTTCCCTTCCTATTTTTCAGCACTTCACCAGTTTATCTTTTCTTACCACACCAAGATTGAGACTCTATGTAGCATACAAGGAAGAGATGTTGTCTTTTACCTATGGCAGCAACTTGAAGCACTGTTGCGGAGTAATATCACAGCGGAGGGTCTTGAAATTCTCCTGCCCTTCATTCTAGCACTCATGCTGGAGGAGGCCACTGCTGTATATGCAGCATGGTACCTTTTTGAGCCCATCTCTCAAGTACTGGGCCCCAGAAATGCACACAAGTACTTACTGAAGCCACTGATCAATGTTTATGAAAACCCTCACTGCCTTCGAGGGCGTTTCTATCTGTACACTGACTGTTTCATTCTGCAGCTGATTGTGAGGCTTGGCCTGCAGGCCTTTCTGTCCAACTTGCTCCCCCACGTGTTGCAGGTCATTACTGGCTTTGAAAGCTGCATCTCAGGCTCTGGCGCTGAAGCTTGTAAAGGACTGAGGACTGGCATGTGTAACctcggagaggaggaggaggaagactttCAGTGTGGTGAAGTGCGGCCATCGTCAGGGTCTGTTGGTGGGAACATGGGAGGTAGCAGTGGTGCCAGCGGAGGGGTGGGAGTGGTGGGAGACTCGGGGCTGGTTGACTACTCCTCTGGCATCAGTCTCAATGACCAAGTGTTTCTGTCAGAGGCAGAGGACTTTCAGAATGGGTTCTATGTCAACAGTGGAGGAGGggctggaaaacagcagagccaGAACTCTGCTGCCAAGGATCAAGACCAGGAGTCTCTAAGTGTGGGGAAACTAAGTGACAAAAGCAGCACAAGTGAACTGTCGTTGGGTGATGACTCAATGCGAGATCGAGCCAGTTTAAAATCTGCTGACAGCAGCCAGGACCTGAAACACGCCAGtgagggagaagagggaggagagctggaggaagaagaggtggcTGGTGAGACtaatgagagaaaagaggggAGAGATGATAAATCTGTCCTCAACCTTGAGCTCACTCTCTCTGGTTGCACAGAAGCTTCAGGAGCAACAGTTGCCACTCTGGAGGGTGAGTTTGTGAATGGAATGGCActggaagagacagagaaagggaTCATGGAGAGACAAGGGGAGGAGCACAAGGATGACCATGACCCATCAGAAGActctgaagagaaagaaaaaaagattcttCTAG ATACAGTCTGCAAAACAGTTCGATGGTTATCAGCAAAACTTGGACCGACAGTGACGTCTCGATATGTAGCAAGAAATTTGCTGCGATTGCTCACAAATTGTTACATTG gACTTGAAAACCACCAGTTTGTGGCATCTGTGTCTGAGGAGAGCAGTCTGGAGAGCGTGGGAATGGGCAGTGTGTATGAGAAGAAGCCTGTGGTTGGTGACCATACAGCAGGACCTGTGTTGGACTGCCTAATCTATATAGCTCAACTTTATGGAGAGCCTGTGCTCACCTACCAGTATCTGCCTTATATAGGATATCTG GTGTCACCACCTTCCTCTCAGCGTCTTAACACACGTAAGGAAGCCAGTCTGCTTGGAGCTGTTGCACTTACTCAGAAGATCATCGTGTTTCTCTCTGATACCACTCTGATGGACATGCTCATGAAGATCAATCAGGATGTGCTTCTGCCTCTGTTGGATCTGATTACTACCCCCCGTATGGG GTTCCCCAGCGGGGTGCAAACACGAACGGCCGTCTGTCTGAAGACACTCAGCCTGATGGCTCTCATCTGTCTGCGCATCGGGAGGGAGATGGTACAGCAGCATATGGCTGACACACTGCGTCGGTTCTTTgctgttttctctctgctgcattTTCTACAGCCCCAG CTGGAGACTGCACCTCGCAGAGTGGTAGGAGAGGTCACGGTTGTGGATGTCTTTACACCTGAAGAATCAAATGTGACGTATGAGATGGGGGTCTTAGAAGAGCTGCAGACTGTATTCAACCCTGAGATGGCCCATGCTTCCTACATTCCTTTCTATTGCCTCATAG GTGACATAGCAATTCGGAAAGTGGTTCCCAATCATGAGTTGGTCTGGCAGCTGGCCCAGTCCTACCATCAGAATCTGAGTCGGGGTGGTGCAGAGACAAACCTTACTACAACATCCTCCAGGTCGGTGCCACCTCCATCCTCTGGTTTCAGCAGACGTGTGGGATGCAACCCATTCCCTGCTCCCTCAACCAGCTCCACCTCGCTGGGAGAATCTCTCCCTGAATCAGGCACTTTTGGTAGCCACTTGGTGGGGAACCGCATCCAAGTGTCCCGAGACACTGACCTTGGTTTGGGCAACCCTTGGGGACACTCCACTCATACCACACCCATCACCACTGTGTCCACCACTCCATCTGCAGGTACagcttctttttcctcctcctgggTGACGGGCCCCACCCCAGAGGACAGTGCCCTAAAACAGGAGCTCCCTCGAAGCAGCCGGTCCCTGCAGGGCAACTGGTTGGCTTATTGGCAGTATGAGATTGGTCTTAATCAACAGGATCCACATTTTCACTTCCATCAAATCAGACTTCAGAGTTTCCTGGGTCACTCAAGCACCACAAAGTGTTTGGCACCCTTGGCAGGAGAGGATTATTTTCTCTCTGGTAGTAAAGACAAGACTGTGAAGCTCTGGCCCCTCTATAACCATGGTGATGGCACACAGGAGGTGGAACCAAGGCTGACATATACAGACCATCGGAAATCTGTCTTCTATGTTGGACAGGTAGAGGCTTCTCAGGAGGTGGTCAGCTGTGATGGTACTGTGCACCTGTGGGACCAATATACAG GCAAGTTCATCCGCTCATATGAAGCTGTGGATGGAAAGAATCCCATTACAGCTGTCACCACCATGCCAGCTCCAcactgcagtgttgtgtttggCAGCGCAGATTCTGTTCTCCGCTTCATTGACCCTCGCAAACCTGGATTGCAG CATGAATTTCGTCTGGCATACAACAATGTGAGCGCTGGGCTCATCCGCTACCTGGCAGTGAGCCCTTCAGGGCGCACAGTGGCTGCAGGTTTCTCATCTGGCTTCATTGTTCTGCTAGACGCACGCACAGGGCTTGTATTGAGGGGCTGGCCAGCACATGAGGGCGATATCCTCCAAATGAAG GCTGCAGAAGGAAACTTGGttatcagctcctccaccgactacacactgactgtgtggaaAGATCTTGAACATAAGCCTCTACGCCAGTACAAGTCACAGTCTGACCCCATCCACGCCTTCGACCTTTACGGTTCGGAGATTGTAACCGGAACAGTGGCTAACAAGATCGGTGTGTACTCCATGGCCGATATCTCCATGAGTCCTGTTAGCAGCACAAAGCTTAGCTCAGAGAACTTCCGCGGCACTCTGACCAGCCTGGCAGTCCTGCCCACTAAGAGGCTTCTGCTGCTGGGCTCTGAGAACGGTGCCATTAGGTTACTGGCTTAA